One segment of Micromonospora parathelypteridis DNA contains the following:
- a CDS encoding hydroxysqualene dehydroxylase: MALSQVVGRLIGVRQHEVDPGGGGADRVPRPTAAVVVGGGIAGMSAAVVLAERGVAVTVLEAAPTLGGRLGAWPESLADGHQQNEHGFHAFFRQYYNWRSILRRIDPDLGFLKPIAGYPILSAQWPTEEFGKLPPAPPANLLALLLRSPSLRLADLRLMDRDAALPLLSYDPVHTYAELDDTTADELLASLRLPDRARAMLFEVFSHSFFNHEAEMSAAEMVAQFHFYLLGNPEGLAFDCPDEDYATAIWEPLTRHVEKHGGRVRTNSCATGVRPDADGWRVTTADGGSHPAGHVVLAVDPPSLAALVAASPDLAERAPELAARMPAFGVPGPPYAVARYWCDGDVAAERAVFSGVSRQPTLDSVTLYHRLEDEPRRWARQTGGSVIELHAYACDPGVPAEELAERMRRELVALWPEAADLRVRELRARVEAQAPAFTPGSHAWRPGVRTDAIGLYLAGDGITTDFPSALMERSAATGIIAANHILRAEGGATEPVRSIRPRGLLAGRRRPNRQNTT, from the coding sequence ATGGCGTTGTCGCAAGTGGTCGGTCGACTCATCGGCGTACGTCAACATGAGGTGGACCCGGGCGGCGGTGGGGCCGACCGCGTGCCGCGACCAACGGCGGCGGTGGTGGTCGGTGGCGGCATCGCCGGCATGTCGGCGGCGGTGGTGCTGGCCGAGCGGGGTGTGGCGGTCACGGTGCTGGAGGCGGCGCCGACGCTCGGCGGTCGACTGGGCGCCTGGCCGGAGTCGCTCGCCGACGGCCACCAGCAGAACGAGCACGGCTTCCACGCGTTCTTCCGGCAGTACTACAACTGGCGGTCGATCCTCCGCCGGATCGATCCTGACCTGGGCTTCCTCAAGCCCATTGCGGGTTACCCGATCCTCAGCGCGCAGTGGCCGACGGAGGAGTTCGGCAAGCTGCCGCCCGCGCCACCGGCGAACCTGCTCGCGCTGCTGTTGCGCAGCCCCAGCCTGCGTCTGGCCGACCTACGACTGATGGACCGGGACGCCGCGTTGCCGTTGCTCAGCTACGACCCGGTCCACACCTACGCCGAGCTGGACGACACCACGGCCGACGAGCTGCTGGCGTCGCTGCGGCTGCCCGACCGGGCCCGGGCGATGCTGTTCGAGGTCTTCTCGCACTCGTTCTTCAACCATGAGGCGGAGATGTCGGCCGCGGAGATGGTCGCCCAGTTCCATTTCTATCTGCTCGGCAACCCGGAGGGGTTGGCGTTCGACTGCCCGGACGAGGACTACGCCACGGCGATCTGGGAGCCGTTGACCCGGCACGTGGAGAAGCACGGCGGCCGGGTGCGCACCAACTCCTGTGCGACCGGGGTGCGCCCCGACGCCGACGGGTGGCGGGTGACGACCGCCGACGGTGGCAGCCACCCGGCGGGCCACGTCGTGCTGGCCGTGGACCCGCCGTCCCTCGCCGCGCTGGTCGCGGCCTCCCCCGACCTGGCCGAGCGGGCACCGGAGCTGGCGGCGCGGATGCCGGCCTTCGGCGTCCCCGGCCCGCCGTACGCGGTGGCACGGTACTGGTGTGACGGGGACGTGGCCGCCGAGCGGGCGGTGTTCAGCGGGGTGTCCCGGCAGCCCACTCTGGACTCGGTGACGCTCTACCACCGGCTGGAGGACGAGCCACGGCGCTGGGCTCGGCAGACCGGCGGGTCGGTCATCGAGCTGCACGCGTACGCCTGCGATCCCGGCGTGCCGGCCGAGGAGCTGGCCGAGCGGATGCGCCGCGAGCTGGTCGCGCTCTGGCCGGAGGCCGCCGACCTGCGGGTCCGCGAGTTGCGGGCCCGGGTCGAGGCGCAGGCGCCGGCGTTCACGCCGGGCAGCCACGCCTGGCGACCGGGGGTACGCACCGACGCGATCGGCCTGTACCTGGCCGGCGACGGCATCACCACGGACTTCCCGAGCGCGTTGATGGAACGCTCCGCGGCGACGGGGATCATCGCCGCGAACCACATCCTGCGTGCCGAGGGTGGCGCGACGGAGCCGGTGCGCTCGATCCGGCCGCGTGGGCTGCTGGCCGGTCGCCGCAGACCAAACCGACAAAACACAACATAA
- a CDS encoding HNH endonuclease, with translation MDAVLVINADLGPLHRVTVQHAVRMLCRRVAEIHEAEPDQVIGVFPMPRVVRLVRYVVTRWRFSSGPAWSRAGVLRRDDRCCAYCGGPASTIDHILPRSRGGRNTWRNTTAACYACNQRKGDRTPAEAGMPLRREPVNPGWGALAGR, from the coding sequence GTGGACGCCGTCCTCGTCATCAACGCCGACCTCGGCCCGCTGCACCGGGTCACCGTCCAACATGCCGTCCGGATGCTGTGCCGCCGGGTGGCCGAGATCCACGAGGCCGAGCCGGACCAGGTGATCGGGGTCTTCCCGATGCCCCGGGTGGTGCGGCTGGTCCGCTACGTGGTCACCCGGTGGAGGTTCAGCTCCGGGCCGGCCTGGTCCCGCGCCGGTGTGCTGCGCCGCGACGACCGGTGCTGCGCGTACTGCGGTGGCCCGGCCTCCACCATCGACCACATCCTGCCCCGCTCGCGCGGCGGCCGGAACACCTGGCGGAACACCACCGCGGCCTGCTACGCCTGCAACCAGCGCAAGGGCGACCGGACGCCGGCGGAGGCGGGCATGCCGCTGCGCCGGGAGCCGGTGAACCCTGGCTGGGGGGCGTTGGCCGGGCGGTGA
- a CDS encoding serine/threonine-protein kinase, translating to MQRDQLLAGRYRLLERLGSGGMSAVHRAYDEVLERDVAVKVLVASDANARQRIRAEAKAAARLSHPHVTSVYDYGESTLDGSPVPFVVMELLGGHTLEQRLAVGPLPPRAGLRVCAEVAAALAAAHAEGLVHRDIKPGNVMLAPTGAKVLDFGIAAVVGEPEIDFEGRLLGTPAYLAPERLEAGEVLPACDVYALGLLLHRVLTGRLPWHVEAQTDMLSAHTHVEPDPLPQIDGVPPEIHRLYRWCLSHDPADRPPAAEAARILLAASSASAAVGGTTARSAAQTARPAAGKAEQADAAVAKAEQTDTAAVEPMRGAEAGPTSRRGPWRRRRAMMAVGAALIAVVAIAESLGDSAISRPGQGASPTRIGPGGATSVGLPGTAEPAAAVDSAPSPVPAARNTAPSPQPDPTVAAAASPTADSPGPTPTRAAPTPTPPSGEQVDARGGTITVRCVGKSAEVLAVTLAPGFRAEAYDPGPAKQVQVELTSVEHRSGIRVHCPSGQPKSKVKERAS from the coding sequence GTGCAGCGTGATCAGTTGCTTGCGGGCCGCTACCGGCTCCTGGAGCGTCTCGGCAGCGGCGGCATGTCGGCGGTGCACCGGGCGTACGACGAGGTGCTCGAACGGGATGTCGCGGTGAAGGTGCTGGTCGCCTCGGATGCCAACGCTCGCCAGCGGATCCGGGCCGAGGCCAAGGCGGCTGCCCGGCTGTCGCACCCGCACGTCACCAGCGTGTACGACTACGGCGAGTCGACGCTGGACGGTTCCCCGGTCCCGTTCGTGGTGATGGAGTTGCTCGGAGGTCACACCCTCGAACAACGGCTGGCGGTCGGGCCGTTGCCGCCCCGCGCCGGTTTGCGCGTCTGTGCCGAGGTGGCCGCTGCCCTTGCGGCCGCGCACGCCGAAGGCCTGGTGCACCGCGACATCAAGCCGGGGAACGTGATGCTCGCCCCCACCGGTGCCAAGGTGCTCGACTTCGGCATCGCAGCCGTCGTCGGTGAGCCGGAGATCGACTTCGAGGGACGGCTACTGGGCACACCGGCCTATCTCGCCCCGGAGCGACTGGAGGCCGGCGAGGTGTTGCCGGCCTGCGACGTGTACGCCCTCGGTCTGCTCCTGCACCGGGTGCTCACCGGCCGACTGCCGTGGCATGTCGAGGCACAGACCGACATGCTCAGCGCACACACGCATGTAGAGCCGGACCCGCTGCCCCAGATCGACGGCGTGCCACCCGAGATCCACCGGCTCTACCGTTGGTGCCTGTCCCACGATCCCGCCGACCGGCCGCCGGCCGCGGAGGCGGCCCGCATCCTGCTCGCCGCCTCCAGCGCATCGGCTGCCGTCGGCGGTACCACGGCCAGGTCGGCTGCCCAGACCGCCCGACCGGCCGCAGGCAAGGCCGAACAGGCCGACGCGGCCGTAGCCAAGGCCGAACAGACCGACACGGCGGCTGTCGAGCCGATGCGCGGTGCGGAGGCAGGGCCGACCTCGCGGCGGGGTCCGTGGCGTCGGCGGCGGGCCATGATGGCGGTCGGCGCTGCGTTGATCGCGGTCGTGGCGATAGCCGAGTCGCTCGGCGACTCGGCCATCAGTCGACCGGGGCAGGGGGCGTCGCCGACCCGTATCGGGCCGGGTGGCGCCACATCGGTGGGGTTGCCGGGCACCGCCGAGCCGGCCGCCGCGGTGGACTCGGCACCGTCCCCTGTCCCGGCGGCCAGGAACACCGCGCCCAGCCCACAGCCCGATCCGACCGTTGCGGCTGCCGCGAGCCCAACCGCCGACAGCCCGGGACCGACCCCGACCAGGGCCGCGCCGACGCCCACACCTCCCTCGGGCGAACAGGTGGACGCGCGTGGCGGGACGATCACCGTTCGCTGCGTCGGAAAGTCGGCCGAGGTGCTCGCGGTGACGCTCGCGCCCGGCTTCCGGGCCGAGGCGTACGACCCCGGCCCCGCGAAGCAGGTCCAGGTCGAGTTGACCTCAGTCGAGCACCGCAGTGGGATCCGGGTGCACTGCCCCAGCGGGCAACCGAAATCGAAGGTCAAGGAACGCGCCAGCTGA
- a CDS encoding enoyl-CoA hydratase/isomerase family protein, producing the protein MSDAKLTVEVTGPVATVVIDNPARRNAMTAAMWRQLPELLDRLEPDPDVRALVLTGAGDAFCAGADLGDLAELLDAGDTSIAVAAEERLARFAKPTVAAIRGACVGGGAQLAVACDLRIAADNARFGVPPARLGLVYPAPTTRRLARLIGPSAAKHLLFTAELIDVERALRIGLVDEVLPSDRLAARVDELTTTIAQRSSLSIAAAKEIVDDRAGPARIAWWHRRVATAGEAREGVAAFAERRTPRFAWQPSAGD; encoded by the coding sequence GTGTCGGACGCGAAGTTGACCGTCGAGGTGACCGGACCGGTCGCGACCGTGGTGATTGACAACCCGGCTCGGCGCAATGCGATGACCGCCGCCATGTGGCGTCAGCTCCCCGAACTGCTCGACCGGCTGGAACCCGACCCCGACGTACGGGCGTTGGTGCTCACCGGAGCGGGCGACGCGTTCTGCGCGGGTGCGGACCTGGGCGATCTGGCGGAGCTGCTGGACGCCGGCGACACCAGCATCGCGGTGGCCGCCGAGGAACGGCTGGCCCGCTTCGCCAAGCCGACAGTCGCGGCGATCCGGGGTGCCTGCGTCGGTGGTGGAGCTCAGCTCGCCGTCGCCTGCGACCTGCGGATCGCCGCGGACAACGCCCGTTTCGGCGTACCTCCGGCCCGGCTCGGACTGGTCTACCCGGCGCCGACGACCCGTCGGCTGGCTCGGCTGATCGGCCCGTCCGCCGCCAAGCATCTGCTGTTCACCGCCGAGCTGATCGACGTCGAGCGCGCCCTGCGGATCGGCCTGGTCGACGAGGTGCTGCCGTCCGACCGGCTCGCCGCGCGGGTGGACGAGCTGACTACGACGATCGCCCAGCGGTCGTCGCTGAGCATCGCCGCCGCCAAGGAAATCGTCGACGATCGGGCCGGGCCCGCCCGGATCGCCTGGTGGCACCGGAGGGTGGCGACCGCCGGCGAGGCCCGGGAAGGGGTCGCGGCGTTCGCCGAACGCCGGACGCCCCGCTTCGCCTGGCAGCCCTCAGCCGGCGACTGA
- a CDS encoding VOC family protein, whose amino-acid sequence MTMNAISRSQIYVLDQDEALDFYVNKLGMEVNTDQDLGFMRWLTVNLPGDPEREILLEKPGPPALDPATAGQVRELLTKGALGGYLFITTDDARKTHEDLVAKGVEITDEPTERPYGIDFGIRDPFGNRIRIGQMFPRTT is encoded by the coding sequence ATGACGATGAACGCGATCAGCCGCTCCCAGATCTATGTCCTCGACCAGGACGAGGCGCTTGACTTCTACGTCAACAAGCTCGGCATGGAGGTCAACACCGACCAGGACCTCGGTTTCATGCGCTGGTTGACGGTCAACCTGCCCGGTGACCCGGAGCGGGAGATCCTGCTGGAGAAGCCGGGCCCGCCGGCGCTGGACCCGGCCACCGCCGGGCAGGTTCGGGAACTGCTCACCAAGGGTGCCCTCGGTGGGTACCTCTTCATCACCACCGACGACGCACGCAAGACGCACGAGGATCTCGTGGCCAAGGGCGTCGAGATCACCGACGAGCCGACCGAGCGCCCGTACGGGATCGACTTCGGCATTCGGGACCCGTTCGGCAACCGGATCCGCATCGGCCAGATGTTCCCGCGGACGACGTAG
- a CDS encoding helix-turn-helix domain-containing protein yields the protein MSRAVEESNRAMLRARDAMDRAYAEPLDIPALARIAHVSEAHFIRTFRATFGETPHRYLQRRRVERAMTLLVETARDVTDICYAVGFGSLGTFSRTFRQIVGESPSDFRRHRVASANVPSCFTKAWTRPSSFG from the coding sequence ATGAGTCGAGCGGTGGAGGAGTCGAACCGGGCGATGCTGCGTGCCCGGGACGCCATGGACCGGGCGTACGCCGAGCCTTTGGACATCCCTGCGCTGGCCCGGATCGCGCACGTCTCCGAGGCGCACTTCATCCGTACCTTCCGGGCCACGTTCGGCGAGACCCCGCACCGCTACCTGCAACGCCGCCGGGTGGAGCGGGCGATGACGTTGCTGGTGGAGACCGCCCGGGACGTGACCGACATCTGCTACGCCGTCGGCTTCGGCAGCCTGGGCACGTTCAGCCGGACGTTCCGGCAGATTGTCGGGGAGTCGCCCTCGGATTTCCGCCGTCACCGCGTGGCGTCGGCCAATGTGCCGTCGTGCTTTACGAAAGCCTGGACCCGACCCAGCAGTTTTGGATAA
- a CDS encoding MFS transporter — translation MSRRRAVGALIGLSGGTFLYTTAEALPIGLLLPMAADLAVPPSQVGMLVTAYGAVVVVASIPLTALARRIPRRRLLSALLAGFVVSTAITVFASTFALLLAARMATAATHALFWAVVVPAAAELFRPGLRGRVVAIVFAGGSVALVLGVPAGTWLGERAGWRVSFLAVAGLGAIVLVAVASLLPSTPPNQGHAARGATPDVYRFWLLVAVAILTTAGAIAAYTYVALFVTEVSGFPDSSVGAILLARGVASVLGILAVGAVVDRSPWLALGATVALQSVALLGLYTIGHRPTAAVSLLALAGLAFAAFTAVLGGVVLQVAPGRSDLAAATVSAAVNVGITGGALLAGLALPSHGVHSTVLLGALLGVVALLMVAIGFNLRPTRCGQDPQRLKQVQEAHQTTGRRGARR, via the coding sequence ATGAGCCGCAGACGAGCAGTGGGGGCGCTGATCGGCTTGTCCGGCGGGACCTTCCTCTACACCACCGCCGAGGCGCTGCCGATCGGGCTGCTGCTCCCGATGGCCGCGGACCTCGCCGTCCCGCCGTCGCAAGTGGGCATGCTCGTCACCGCGTACGGCGCGGTGGTCGTCGTCGCCTCGATCCCGTTGACGGCGTTGGCCAGGAGGATCCCTCGCCGGCGACTACTGTCGGCGCTCCTGGCAGGCTTCGTCGTCAGCACCGCGATCACGGTGTTCGCGAGCACGTTCGCGCTGCTGCTGGCGGCGAGGATGGCGACCGCGGCGACCCACGCGTTGTTCTGGGCGGTAGTGGTGCCGGCCGCGGCCGAGCTGTTCCGACCCGGGCTACGCGGGCGGGTGGTCGCGATCGTGTTCGCCGGCGGCAGCGTCGCTCTGGTCCTGGGGGTGCCGGCGGGCACCTGGTTGGGCGAACGCGCCGGCTGGCGGGTGTCGTTCCTGGCGGTGGCCGGACTCGGCGCGATCGTGCTCGTCGCGGTGGCTTCGCTCCTGCCGTCGACGCCGCCGAATCAGGGGCACGCCGCCAGGGGAGCGACACCCGACGTGTACCGCTTCTGGCTGCTGGTCGCGGTGGCCATCCTGACGACCGCCGGTGCCATCGCCGCCTACACCTATGTCGCCCTCTTCGTCACCGAGGTCAGCGGGTTCCCCGACTCGTCGGTCGGGGCCATCCTGTTGGCGCGCGGCGTTGCCAGCGTGCTCGGGATCCTCGCTGTCGGCGCGGTGGTGGACCGCAGCCCGTGGCTCGCCCTGGGCGCGACCGTCGCGCTGCAGTCGGTGGCACTGCTCGGGCTGTACACGATTGGCCACCGGCCGACGGCTGCCGTGAGCCTGCTCGCTCTGGCCGGGCTGGCGTTCGCGGCGTTCACCGCGGTGCTCGGTGGCGTCGTGTTGCAGGTGGCGCCCGGTCGCTCCGACCTCGCCGCCGCCACCGTCTCTGCCGCTGTCAACGTCGGCATCACCGGTGGTGCCCTGCTCGCTGGCCTCGCGCTACCGAGCCACGGCGTACACAGCACGGTGCTGCTCGGCGCACTGCTCGGCGTCGTCGCTCTGCTGATGGTCGCCATTGGCTTCAACCTCCGGCCGACGAGGTGCGGTCAAGACCCGCAACGGCTGAAGCAGGTGCAGGAGGCGCACCAGACGACCGGACGACGGGGCGCCCGGCGGTAG
- a CDS encoding CGNR zinc finger domain-containing protein, which yields METVEDVTRMHLVGGNLALDFINTRTGPPSGPLDDDVLTGYPELVAWGAYAGALTETEATALRRLSRNDPDGARAAFSRALGTRDYLDEVFRPLAAGGTPSTPALARLRDDEADALGHAQLEGGSTFTWVWRDDRTLARPLRPVVHAAVQLLTTGALDRIKGCGGCRFIFSDESKNRSRRWCSMDDCGTNEKIRRYVAARRTRATR from the coding sequence ATGGAAACAGTCGAGGACGTCACGCGGATGCACCTGGTGGGCGGCAACCTCGCCCTGGACTTCATCAACACCCGCACCGGTCCACCCAGCGGACCCTTGGACGACGACGTGCTCACGGGCTATCCGGAGCTGGTCGCCTGGGGCGCGTACGCGGGCGCCCTCACCGAAACAGAGGCGACAGCTTTACGCCGGCTGTCTCGCAACGATCCAGACGGCGCCCGCGCAGCCTTCTCGCGAGCGCTGGGCACCCGCGACTATCTCGACGAGGTATTCCGGCCGCTGGCCGCTGGAGGAACTCCGAGCACGCCTGCCCTGGCCCGGCTGCGGGACGACGAAGCGGACGCGCTCGGCCACGCACAACTTGAGGGCGGAAGCACGTTCACGTGGGTCTGGCGAGATGACCGCACGCTTGCCCGACCCCTACGGCCGGTGGTGCACGCAGCGGTCCAACTACTCACCACGGGGGCGCTGGACCGAATCAAGGGATGCGGGGGCTGTCGCTTCATCTTCAGCGACGAGAGCAAGAACCGCAGTCGCCGCTGGTGCAGCATGGACGACTGCGGAACCAACGAGAAGATCCGGCGCTACGTCGCCGCCCGGCGCACTCGAGCGACGCGCTGA
- a CDS encoding ABC transporter ATP-binding protein: MATVTYSKASRVYPGQERPAVNELDLEIGDGEFLVLVGPSGCGKSTSLRMLAGLEDVDAGSIYIDQRDVTHLPPKARDIAMVFQNYALYPHMTVYENMAFALKLRKTSKSEIDRRVKEAAGLLQLEEYLSRKPKALSGGQRQRVAMGRAIVREPQVFLMDEPLSNLDAKLRVQTRTQIASLQAKLGVTTVYVTHDQVEAMTMGHRVAVLLDGVLQQVDTPRALYDTPANVFVAGFMGSPAMNIKTVPLNEKGAEFAELHIPLTREQVEAARAEGGDGKVTVGFRPEDCELVSPTEGGMPVVVELVEDLGSDANVYGHAALGGNSERFVVRTDRRNMPNMGDTVFVRPSAGRSHVFHAATGSRI, from the coding sequence ATGGCTACGGTCACTTATTCCAAGGCGTCCCGGGTCTACCCGGGCCAAGAGCGTCCCGCCGTCAACGAGCTGGACCTCGAGATCGGCGACGGGGAGTTCCTCGTCCTGGTCGGCCCCTCCGGTTGCGGCAAGTCCACCAGCCTGCGGATGCTCGCCGGCCTGGAGGATGTCGACGCCGGCTCGATCTACATCGACCAGCGTGACGTCACCCACCTTCCCCCGAAGGCCCGCGACATCGCGATGGTCTTCCAGAACTACGCCCTCTACCCGCACATGACGGTGTACGAGAACATGGCGTTCGCCCTCAAGCTGCGTAAGACCTCCAAGTCGGAGATCGACCGGCGGGTCAAGGAGGCGGCCGGGCTGCTCCAGTTGGAGGAGTACCTCAGCCGCAAGCCGAAGGCGCTCTCCGGTGGTCAGCGTCAGCGTGTCGCGATGGGCCGGGCGATCGTCCGCGAGCCGCAGGTCTTCCTCATGGACGAGCCGCTGTCGAACCTCGACGCCAAGCTGCGTGTGCAGACCCGTACCCAGATCGCGTCCCTGCAGGCCAAGCTGGGCGTCACCACGGTCTACGTCACCCACGACCAGGTCGAGGCCATGACCATGGGTCACCGGGTCGCGGTGCTGCTCGACGGTGTCCTGCAGCAGGTGGACACCCCGCGGGCGCTCTACGACACCCCGGCCAACGTGTTCGTCGCCGGCTTCATGGGCTCTCCCGCCATGAACATCAAGACCGTTCCGCTGAACGAGAAGGGTGCCGAATTCGCCGAGCTGCACATCCCGCTGACCCGGGAGCAGGTCGAGGCGGCCCGCGCCGAGGGTGGCGACGGCAAGGTCACCGTGGGCTTCCGCCCGGAGGACTGCGAGCTGGTCAGCCCGACCGAGGGCGGCATGCCGGTCGTGGTCGAGCTCGTCGAGGACCTCGGCTCGGACGCCAACGTCTACGGCCACGCCGCCCTGGGTGGCAACTCGGAGCGCTTCGTCGTCCGCACCGACCGGCGCAACATGCCGAACATGGGTGACACCGTGTTCGTTCGGCCGAGCGCCGGCCGCAGCCACGTCTTCCACGCCGCCACCGGCAGCCGGATCTGA
- a CDS encoding NUDIX hydrolase, whose protein sequence is MPAVTANPANPAVQPTRRSLPYRMGRLAGRSLAYCATLIPVALLALVTAPLGGADAVVARWRSLRTGLLGKSPTPAPARRPGRLAVLGHALLSLLLGALALLPIGVGLLVVLRGALYGVVVSGPYVGAWGGPTRGGAWLAHFLIGLPFAAAGLAALIGIAAMHQRLTRRLDGERGSRWLIPTMLLMALAGALLFVAWTHQI, encoded by the coding sequence GTGCCAGCCGTTACCGCCAACCCCGCCAACCCCGCCGTCCAGCCGACCAGGCGTTCGCTGCCGTACCGGATGGGTCGCCTGGCCGGCCGCAGCCTCGCCTACTGCGCGACGCTGATCCCGGTCGCCCTGCTCGCACTGGTGACGGCCCCGCTGGGCGGAGCCGATGCCGTCGTCGCACGCTGGCGGTCCCTGCGTACCGGTCTGCTCGGGAAGTCACCGACGCCCGCGCCCGCCCGGCGACCCGGCAGGCTCGCGGTGCTCGGCCACGCGCTGCTCAGCCTGCTCCTCGGTGCCCTCGCCCTGCTGCCGATCGGCGTCGGACTGCTGGTGGTGCTGCGCGGCGCGCTGTACGGCGTGGTGGTCTCCGGGCCCTACGTCGGTGCCTGGGGCGGTCCGACCCGGGGTGGGGCGTGGCTGGCGCACTTCCTCATCGGCCTGCCGTTTGCCGCCGCCGGGCTGGCCGCCCTTATCGGCATCGCGGCCATGCACCAGCGCCTGACCCGACGACTGGACGGGGAGCGAGGTTCGCGCTGGTTGATCCCGACCATGCTGCTGATGGCGCTGGCCGGTGCGCTGCTCTTCGTCGCCTGGACCCACCAGATCTAG
- the rlmB gene encoding 23S rRNA (guanosine(2251)-2'-O)-methyltransferase RlmB, with protein MAGNSQRRGRRLTSKAGAPKGTGGKNKDSLAGRGRTLPADERPWHKGYSGTEKLPQRTAWKQDKERRAAAEEGRAPKIGQPGSKDTTWGRGGGRGVPGGRGAAAGRGATGGRGGKPTARSGPRVSPGRKSNPSKDTPELLVGRNPVLEALRAQVPATALYVAQGIDVDDRINEIIRTAADRGIANLEISRAELDRMTGGVLHQGVGLQVPPFAYQPFEDMVAAALEQQAPLLVALDGVTDPRNLGAVIRSAAAFGAQGVFVPERRAAGITATAWRTSAGAAARVPVAQVTNLTRSLKACRDAGFMVVGLDADGDTDLYDLEAAVGPLVVVVGSEGRGLSRLVGETCDLTVSIPMISEVESLNASVAAAVTLAEVARRRAVEL; from the coding sequence ATGGCCGGCAACTCGCAGCGCCGTGGCCGGCGACTGACGTCGAAGGCAGGCGCCCCCAAGGGCACCGGCGGCAAGAACAAGGACTCGTTGGCCGGGCGGGGGCGCACCCTGCCCGCGGACGAGCGGCCGTGGCACAAGGGCTACTCGGGCACCGAGAAGCTGCCCCAGCGCACCGCCTGGAAGCAGGACAAGGAGCGCCGCGCGGCGGCCGAGGAGGGGCGTGCCCCCAAGATCGGCCAGCCCGGCAGCAAGGACACCACCTGGGGTCGGGGCGGCGGTCGGGGCGTGCCGGGCGGCCGGGGTGCCGCCGCTGGTAGGGGTGCCACCGGCGGCCGGGGCGGCAAGCCCACCGCCCGGTCCGGCCCGCGGGTCTCGCCGGGGCGCAAGTCCAACCCGAGCAAGGACACCCCGGAGCTGCTGGTCGGGCGTAACCCGGTGCTGGAGGCGCTGCGCGCCCAGGTGCCGGCGACGGCCCTCTACGTCGCCCAGGGCATCGACGTGGACGACCGGATCAACGAGATCATCCGGACCGCCGCCGACCGGGGCATCGCCAACCTGGAGATCAGCCGGGCCGAGCTGGACCGGATGACCGGTGGGGTGCTGCACCAGGGTGTCGGGCTGCAGGTGCCGCCATTCGCGTACCAGCCGTTCGAGGACATGGTCGCCGCTGCCCTGGAGCAGCAGGCCCCGCTGCTGGTCGCGCTGGACGGTGTCACCGACCCGCGCAACCTGGGTGCCGTGATCCGGTCGGCTGCCGCGTTCGGCGCGCAGGGTGTCTTCGTACCCGAGCGGAGGGCCGCCGGGATCACCGCGACCGCCTGGCGGACCAGTGCCGGCGCGGCCGCGCGGGTGCCCGTGGCGCAGGTGACCAACCTGACCCGGTCGCTGAAGGCCTGCCGGGACGCCGGCTTCATGGTGGTCGGCCTGGACGCCGACGGCGACACCGACCTGTACGACCTGGAGGCCGCGGTTGGTCCGCTGGTGGTGGTGGTCGGTTCCGAGGGGCGCGGGCTGTCCCGCCTCGTCGGGGAGACCTGCGACCTGACCGTCAGCATTCCGATGATCTCCGAGGTGGAGTCGCTCAACGCCAGCGTGGCTGCCGCGGTCACCCTGGCCGAGGTCGCCCGCCGGCGCGCCGTCGAGCTGTAA